In one window of Streptomyces sp. NBC_01224 DNA:
- a CDS encoding DUF4291 domain-containing protein has product MAPQHQIRAHYDAQTIVVYQAYSPAVADPSLRAKGFVPPFSFNRMTWIKPSFLWLMHRSNWAQKSGQERILAVRITRAGWEEALSRAVLTTADPAAVARAPVHVQWDPERSLRGAALNHYSIQVGVGRGLIHTFAEDWVVDLTDVTPQARKIAALKQSGRAAQAQRLLPPERIYPVSPAIARNVLIDA; this is encoded by the coding sequence GTGGCCCCCCAGCACCAGATACGAGCCCACTACGACGCACAAACGATCGTGGTCTACCAGGCGTACTCACCGGCAGTCGCTGATCCGTCCCTACGGGCGAAAGGGTTCGTGCCACCGTTCTCGTTCAACCGGATGACCTGGATCAAACCGTCGTTCCTGTGGCTCATGCACCGTAGTAACTGGGCACAGAAGTCGGGACAGGAACGCATCCTCGCGGTACGGATCACCCGTGCCGGATGGGAGGAGGCCCTCTCCCGGGCCGTGCTGACGACGGCCGACCCGGCGGCCGTCGCCCGGGCCCCCGTACACGTCCAGTGGGATCCCGAACGCTCGCTGCGGGGAGCCGCGCTCAATCACTACAGCATCCAGGTCGGGGTCGGACGCGGGCTGATCCACACGTTCGCGGAGGACTGGGTCGTCGACCTGACCGACGTCACTCCACAGGCCCGCAAGATCGCGGCACTCAAGCAGAGCGGCCGGGCAGCGCAGGCCCAGCGGCTGCTTCCGCCCGAGCGGATCTACCCTGTGTCACCGGCCATCGCGAGGAATGTCCTCATCGACGCGTGA
- a CDS encoding SAM-dependent methyltransferase, with protein MSTSSQSPADRLQTDRPHSARVWNYLLGGKDNYSVDHQMGDMILKAFPDFAAIARLQRAFLARAVSFLTAEAGIRQFLDIGTGLPTADNTHEVAQRVAPDSRIVYVDNDPLVLTHARALLTSTPEGACAYIDADVRDADAILAEAAETLDFSRPVGLTMLGIMGQLPDEDDPWALVDRLLAALPSGSYLALSDGTNTSDSLNQAVASYNANSASSYHLRSPERIADFFHGLDVVEPGVVRTAAWRPDPGQSPADALQGHAVSGVGLKV; from the coding sequence ATGAGTACATCTTCGCAGTCACCGGCCGACAGGCTTCAGACGGACCGGCCGCATTCGGCACGTGTGTGGAACTACCTCCTGGGCGGCAAGGACAACTACTCCGTCGACCACCAAATGGGCGACATGATCCTCAAGGCTTTCCCGGACTTCGCCGCCATCGCCCGCCTCCAGCGTGCCTTCCTCGCCCGCGCTGTGAGCTTCCTGACCGCAGAGGCGGGCATCCGTCAATTCCTCGACATAGGCACGGGCCTGCCGACGGCCGACAACACGCACGAGGTGGCCCAGCGGGTGGCCCCGGATTCCCGGATTGTGTACGTCGACAACGACCCGCTCGTCCTGACCCATGCCCGCGCCCTGCTCACCAGCACTCCCGAAGGCGCGTGCGCATACATCGACGCCGACGTCAGGGACGCCGACGCGATTCTCGCCGAGGCCGCCGAGACGCTGGACTTCAGCCGGCCTGTCGGGCTGACCATGCTGGGGATCATGGGGCAGCTCCCCGATGAGGACGACCCGTGGGCGCTGGTCGACCGGCTGCTGGCCGCGCTCCCCTCAGGAAGCTATCTGGCCCTCAGCGACGGCACGAACACGAGTGACTCGCTGAACCAGGCCGTCGCCTCCTACAACGCGAACTCGGCAAGCTCTTACCATCTGCGCAGCCCTGAGCGGATCGCCGACTTCTTCCACGGCCTGGACGTGGTGGAGCCGGGCGTCGTGCGGACGGCGGCCTGGCGCCCCGATCCCGGCCAGAGCCCGGCAGACGCCCTGCAGGGTCATGCGGTGAGCGGCGTCGGACTCAAGGTCTGA
- a CDS encoding mycothiol transferase, whose amino-acid sequence MNSADLLTDAFTRVQETVHSVVEGLSRADLHARLDDGANTIAWLVWHLTRIQDDHISDAAGIEQVWFTRDWASRFDLPFAKDATGYGHSTADVAAVQVGSPELLLGYYDDVHEQTLGFVSGLDGRALNRIVDEAWSPPVTLGVRLISVIADDLQHAGQAAFVRGSLERR is encoded by the coding sequence ATGAACAGTGCTGACCTTTTGACGGACGCGTTCACTCGCGTCCAGGAGACGGTGCACTCGGTGGTCGAGGGCCTTTCACGCGCCGACCTCCACGCTCGCCTCGACGACGGAGCGAACACGATCGCGTGGCTCGTGTGGCACCTCACCCGGATCCAGGACGACCACATCTCGGATGCGGCAGGTATCGAGCAGGTCTGGTTCACCCGGGACTGGGCCTCCCGCTTCGATCTGCCCTTCGCGAAGGATGCCACCGGGTACGGACACAGCACCGCGGACGTCGCGGCTGTGCAGGTGGGCTCGCCCGAACTGCTGCTCGGCTACTACGACGACGTCCATGAACAGACTCTCGGCTTCGTCAGTGGGCTCGACGGCCGGGCTCTGAACCGCATCGTCGACGAGGCATGGTCGCCGCCGGTCACCCTCGGGGTCCGTCTGATCAGCGTCATCGCGGACGACCTGCAGCACGCGGGCCAGGCGGCCTTCGTGCGAGGCTCGCTCGAGCGCCGGTAG